Proteins encoded together in one Amphritea japonica ATCC BAA-1530 window:
- a CDS encoding YdbH domain-containing protein, which produces MRKLLIAIVLLLMLIGSFYAALPVIAEYSVRQVLTDHQLNASFDLKRPNLDRIEISQLTLKKETPDNPFTLTAESISIRFNPWHFFSTQRIETLEIKALTLALKLDLTPDDQPSTQDEERSQLSFPPLPSYLFNQLPAEAITLPDVAINIDIVGSPLIRKLAFSGSINTHKDRLALKVNQIAKAPATQLYLTLNNQDQGQLSIAVNQNTVVQSNFNLSADTQQLDVQSQNRLQLEQLKALLEQPLIAEIAAPLDTNVLPDLSGTVTIQGNSLIPLSTPPLMADHRYQITSAATVQNLIPEINRLNVQQDSTLRSENGNFILNIQQLSATGESLNTGGNPAVSAESIRLDLQQPIQLTSSLDQLSQSGIQSIHWPDTELQLVIQPVTIKTQGQPNTLIKTPPVNIKLSALMLAENSVKAELSADNIAVHSGPLLLPLINLHNRAVITPDKITNRFTLGLHDPLLDSEIKITGTSQTEPKTNHSTASWKTSLPLTGIEKLALRFVPQLPPELVFTDGELQHRGWLDQNNSGVALRFLNKVRNTSLSYDQTHLYDINGGSETVKSHRGKLSDTGQLKIAFIDAGVPLENFSGSYRFEQSSTGKRQLQLDSSHVDLLGGTITTLPVTINPDDPVFDSAIAVTGIDLQQLMALEQQQGLTGSGTLNGQMPVSFKQGQLSITDGQINSTPEGGWIRFDPPPAFLAMTQTTPALGIVFDAMRNMKYQSLGIELDYQPDGTALLKTHLKGHNPDWNKSQPVDLTINIEENIPKLLQALQFTDKLTETLEKRYR; this is translated from the coding sequence ATGCGCAAACTGCTGATCGCGATCGTTCTCCTGCTGATGCTCATAGGCAGTTTTTATGCTGCGCTACCCGTCATTGCCGAATACAGCGTACGCCAGGTACTCACCGACCATCAACTCAACGCCAGTTTTGATCTGAAGCGGCCCAACCTCGATCGTATAGAGATCAGCCAGCTCACGCTAAAAAAAGAGACTCCTGATAATCCTTTTACCCTTACCGCCGAGTCCATCAGCATTCGTTTTAATCCCTGGCATTTTTTCAGCACACAGCGGATCGAAACTCTGGAGATTAAAGCGCTGACACTGGCTCTTAAGTTAGACCTGACACCCGATGACCAGCCATCAACGCAGGATGAAGAAAGATCTCAGTTATCATTCCCACCGTTACCCTCCTACCTGTTCAATCAATTACCCGCCGAGGCGATTACTCTGCCAGATGTAGCCATCAATATAGATATTGTCGGCAGCCCGCTCATCAGGAAACTAGCTTTTTCAGGCAGTATTAACACCCACAAAGACCGGTTAGCCCTTAAGGTTAATCAGATTGCAAAAGCACCTGCTACCCAGCTGTACCTGACCCTCAACAATCAGGACCAGGGACAACTAAGCATTGCGGTTAACCAGAACACCGTTGTCCAGAGCAACTTTAATCTATCGGCGGATACTCAACAGCTGGACGTCCAAAGCCAAAACAGGCTACAACTTGAACAACTTAAAGCCCTGCTAGAACAGCCTCTGATCGCTGAAATAGCGGCACCGCTGGATACCAACGTTCTACCAGACCTGTCTGGCACCGTCACAATACAAGGCAACAGTTTAATCCCTCTCAGCACTCCACCTCTCATGGCTGACCATCGATACCAGATAACCAGTGCCGCCACCGTTCAGAATCTCATACCGGAAATCAACCGGTTAAATGTGCAACAGGACAGCACACTTAGATCAGAAAATGGTAATTTCATTCTCAATATTCAACAACTTTCCGCCACCGGAGAGAGCCTCAACACCGGTGGAAACCCCGCCGTCAGCGCAGAAAGCATCCGCTTAGATCTGCAACAGCCGATACAACTTACCAGTTCACTGGATCAGCTGAGCCAGTCGGGTATTCAAAGCATTCACTGGCCTGATACTGAGTTACAACTAGTCATCCAGCCCGTTACGATCAAAACTCAGGGACAACCTAACACCCTTATCAAAACACCACCGGTCAACATTAAACTATCAGCACTGATGCTGGCCGAAAACAGTGTTAAAGCGGAGCTAAGCGCTGACAATATTGCGGTACATTCTGGCCCTCTTCTGCTTCCCCTGATCAACCTGCATAACCGCGCAGTCATCACCCCTGATAAAATCACCAATCGTTTTACTCTCGGCTTGCATGATCCACTACTGGACAGTGAGATCAAAATTACCGGAACAAGCCAGACTGAACCCAAAACTAACCACAGCACCGCCAGCTGGAAAACATCGTTGCCGTTAACCGGCATCGAAAAACTAGCGCTACGATTTGTGCCGCAACTTCCTCCTGAACTCGTCTTCACCGACGGTGAGCTGCAACACAGAGGCTGGCTCGATCAGAATAATTCAGGGGTGGCGCTAAGATTCTTAAACAAGGTCAGAAATACCAGTCTTAGCTACGACCAAACCCACCTATACGACATCAACGGCGGTTCAGAAACGGTTAAGAGCCATCGGGGTAAGCTGAGTGATACTGGACAACTAAAGATCGCCTTTATTGATGCAGGGGTGCCACTGGAGAACTTTTCCGGAAGCTATCGTTTCGAACAAAGCTCAACCGGAAAACGACAGCTGCAACTCGATAGTAGTCATGTAGACCTCTTAGGTGGAACAATCACCACCCTACCGGTCACTATAAACCCGGACGACCCTGTCTTTGACAGCGCCATCGCAGTGACCGGCATCGATCTGCAACAACTCATGGCACTGGAGCAGCAACAAGGGTTGACCGGCAGCGGCACCTTAAATGGACAGATGCCGGTTAGCTTTAAACAGGGACAGCTAAGCATTACGGATGGACAGATAAACAGTACCCCTGAGGGGGGCTGGATCAGGTTTGATCCACCGCCGGCCTTTCTGGCGATGACTCAAACCACTCCGGCACTGGGAATCGTCTTTGATGCTATGCGAAATATGAAGTACCAGAGCCTGGGGATTGAACTGGACTATCAGCCGGACGGAACGGCGCTGCTAAAAACACATCTAAAAGGACACAATCCGGACTGGAACAAAAGCCAACCGGTTGACTTAACAATCAATATTGAGGAAAACATCCCTAAATTGTTACAAGCCCTTCAATTTACTGATAAATTGACGGAAACACTTGAGAAGCGCTACCGTTGA
- a CDS encoding YnbE family lipoprotein: MFMPKTLQSLTLCSLILTVTACAPTVQVAVPNEPITINLNVKIEHEILIKVDKEIDSLLEENSELF, translated from the coding sequence ATGTTTATGCCAAAAACACTACAATCGCTGACATTGTGCAGCCTGATTCTGACGGTGACGGCCTGCGCACCGACCGTTCAGGTCGCTGTTCCGAATGAGCCGATTACGATTAATCTCAATGTGAAAATTGAACACGAGATACTGATAAAGGTTGATAAAGAAATTGACAGTCTGTTAGAAGAAAACAGCGAACTATTCTGA
- a CDS encoding YdbL family protein — translation MKQLKTILTFATLLLSLVFTPAWAISLSDAKNQGLVGEQINGYLGEVKSSSEISALVKSINSKRRAAYAAKARKAGVDVNIMELRIGERLIQRAPAGQYVQTPDGQWKRK, via the coding sequence ATGAAACAGTTAAAAACAATTCTGACTTTCGCGACCCTGTTACTCAGTCTGGTTTTCACACCTGCCTGGGCAATTAGCCTGAGCGACGCTAAAAACCAGGGACTAGTGGGCGAACAGATAAACGGTTATCTGGGCGAAGTTAAAAGCAGCTCAGAGATCAGTGCGTTGGTGAAATCGATCAACAGCAAACGGCGGGCTGCATATGCCGCCAAGGCTCGGAAAGCAGGTGTCGATGTCAATATTATGGAATTACGAATCGGCGAACGACTGATTCAACGTGCGCCTGCCGGTCAGTATGTACAAACCCCGGATGGGCAGTGGAAACGAAAGTAA